The Pseudarthrobacter sp. BIM B-2242 region CATGGATGCCGCCGTCACCCTTCTTTCGGTTGAAGCCCTCGAAGCGATGGCGGCAGAACTGGGTGCCGCACCGTTCGACCCGCTGCTGACCCGGCGCAACATCGTCCTCCGCGGCGCCCACCTCGCTCCGCTCATTGGCGGCGACTTTGCGCTGGAATCCAACGGGCACGAGGTGTGGTTCAAGGCCGGCCGGCCCGCCAACCCCTGCGCGTGGATGGACCAGATGCTGGCCCCCGGCGCCCACAAGGCGATGCGCGGCCGGGGCGGCGTGCGCTGCCAGCCGCTCACCGGCGGCATCCTGCACCGCGGCCCGGCAGTGCTGATCAGCCCGGTTCCGCTGGAGCCTGGCCGCGCCGGCGAGGCGTCGATGTTGAGGGCGTCAAGGCTGCCCTAGCAGGGCCGGTGAAGCGGGTCAGACGTGCTGGTCTACCAGGACCGGGTTGCCGTCCGGGTCCACCACGATGAAGCTGCCCGGCCCGGCCGTTGCTTCGTCCGCTTCGGACGTGAACTCCATCCCCTGGGCCTTGAGTTCCTTCTGCAGGTCACGAACATCGGTGAACGAGTCCAGCGCTTCGGCGTTCTGGCTCCAGCCGGGGTTGAACGTGAGCATGTTCTTCTCAAACATCCCTTGGAAGAGGCCGATAACCGTCTCACCGTTCTTCAGGATCAGCCAGTTCTGGGTGATGTCGCCACCGAAACTCGTGAAGCCGAGCTTCCCGTAGAACGCAGCCGAGGCCGCGATGTCCTTGACGGCGAGGCTGATCGAAAAGGCGCCGAGCTGCATGGGTAACTCCACTCTCAAAGGGACGGATGCTCCGATGATACCCATCTCACCGCCTGCGGGAGCTTCAGGGAACTGGAGCGTTCGACGGCGGGACGTCCCGCCGTCGAGCATTCCCGCACTGCGGTTATCCAGCCGGGAGGAGCCCCGCGCTCCGGAGCCAGGACCGGATGTCAGCCCCTGCCTCGCGGACTTCCTCGCCTTTCACTGCCAGGCCTTCCGCGACCGTGACCCCGGGGCAGGATTCCCCATAGTCGCGGGCGGTGGTCCCGAGCCCGCTCATGGCGTGGGTGGTGACGGGAAAGACGGTTTTCCCGGTGAAGTCGTAGCTTTCGGCAAAGGTGGTCATGATCATCGGCGCCCTGACGTTCCAGATGCCGCTGGCCAGGATCACGGTGTCAAACTCGTCGATGGCGGGCAGCGGGTTCCTGATCGCGGGACGGGCATCCTCACGCTGTTCGCGCACATTGCGCGCCACAGTGGCGTCATAGCTGCCCGGGTAGGCCTCCGCAGCCTCTATCCGGTGCACCTGGCACGGAATCAATGCGCTGACCATGCCCGCGAGCACCTCGGTGTTGCCGACCTCAAGGTTGGTCCGGCCGCCGTAGTAATAGTTCTCGCCCGCCCGGGAGAAGTAAGCCAGCAGAATCCGCCCGCCGCCGTTGCCCGGGCCGTTGCCGGGGCCTGAAGTGCCGGGAACGGGGGTGGCTTCCCGGGATGGCGGTGCGCCTGGTCCTTGAGGTGTGCAGGCTATCGTTCCGGCAGTCAGGAGCGCCCCGGTCAGGCCGGCGGCAGCACCGCGAAGGGCGGACCGCCGGCTGACGTCCAGCGGATTGGCGTTCAAAGCGTGTCCTGCTCTCAGCTGTACCGGCGGTCGCCAAGCCAGCTGACCATGGCGGGGTCCCGGTGGTCGAAAAAGAGGCTGGCGCCGGTGTCCAGCGCCGCGATCCGGGTCATCTGCTCATCGGTAAGGGCGAAGCCGAACACATCGAGGTTCTGGGCCATGCGTTCCGGCCGGACTGATTTCGGGATGACCACAACGTCGCGCTGGATGAGCCAGCGCAGCACCACCTGCGCGACGGACTTGCCGTGGGCATCGGCGATGGCGCTCAGGACGGGATCGGTGAAGAGATTGTTGCGGCCCTCCGCGAACGGCCCCCAGGACTCGATCTGGACGCCGCGTTGGCGCATCAGTTCCTGGTCGGCGGCGCGCTGGTGGAAGGGGTGGGTCTCGATCTGGTTCACAGCAGGGACGATTTCGTTATGGTCGATGAGGTCCACCAGCCGGTCAGGCTGGAAGTTGGACACACCGATGGCCCTGGCCAGGCCGTCCTTGTTC contains the following coding sequences:
- a CDS encoding MOSC domain-containing protein, translated to MTETYRYDVEIRHLLVSPAHAYFGRAREGAADVPTADADSVELVAGKGIVGDRFFGKAAHMDAAVTLLSVEALEAMAAELGAAPFDPLLTRRNIVLRGAHLAPLIGGDFALESNGHEVWFKAGRPANPCAWMDQMLAPGAHKAMRGRGGVRCQPLTGGILHRGPAVLISPVPLEPGRAGEASMLRASRLP
- a CDS encoding VOC family protein encodes the protein MQLGAFSISLAVKDIAASAAFYGKLGFTSFGGDITQNWLILKNGETVIGLFQGMFEKNMLTFNPGWSQNAEALDSFTDVRDLQKELKAQGMEFTSEADEATAGPGSFIVVDPDGNPVLVDQHV
- a CDS encoding flavodoxin → MNANPLDVSRRSALRGAAAGLTGALLTAGTIACTPQGPGAPPSREATPVPGTSGPGNGPGNGGGRILLAYFSRAGENYYYGGRTNLEVGNTEVLAGMVSALIPCQVHRIEAAEAYPGSYDATVARNVREQREDARPAIRNPLPAIDEFDTVILASGIWNVRAPMIMTTFAESYDFTGKTVFPVTTHAMSGLGTTARDYGESCPGVTVAEGLAVKGEEVREAGADIRSWLRSAGLLPAG
- a CDS encoding aldo/keto reductase — encoded protein: MKTVTLNNGVEMPILGFGVFQIPEEDTQAAVEAALAAGYRHLDTAASYGNEQAVGAAIKASGISRRELFITTKIWIQHAPAGSVYDDSKASFQNSLNRLGLDYVDLYLIHQPLGDYYSEWRALQDLNKDGLARAIGVSNFQPDRLVDLIDHNEIVPAVNQIETHPFHQRAADQELMRQRGVQIESWGPFAEGRNNLFTDPVLSAIADAHGKSVAQVVLRWLIQRDVVVIPKSVRPERMAQNLDVFGFALTDEQMTRIAALDTGASLFFDHRDPAMVSWLGDRRYS